The following coding sequences are from one Heptranchias perlo isolate sHepPer1 chromosome 13, sHepPer1.hap1, whole genome shotgun sequence window:
- the LOC137331361 gene encoding actin-like yields the protein MVDLQPAIVIDNGSGLVKAGISGDKEPRSIFTNVIGKPRQKALIIGAGQKDFYIGEEAQAKRGVLSIKYPVEHGIVTSWDDMDKIWRYVYDNDLKIKSNERPALVTEAPLNPLANREKMCQILFEGFEVPAMYVAIQAVLALYASGRTSGCVMDSGDGVTHTVPIYEGYCLPHAVLRLELGGRDLTEYLVRILTESGVSFVSTAEKEIVRDIKEKLCYVAVDLQAEMCKKPCDVEKDYKLPDGQVIKIQNQRFRCPETLFIPANIGIEAPGIDKLCFNTIMKCDIDLRRDLYANVILSGGSSLFPGMDERMLKEMTKMVPTGTPVRVCAPPERKYSVWMGGSILSSLSAFQQMWVLACEYKEVGANIVHRKCF from the coding sequence ATGGTGGATCTCCAGCCCGCCATAGTGATCGACAATGGATCAGGTCTGGTCAAAGCTGGCATCTCAGGAGATAAAGAACCACGCTCGATCTTCACCAACGTGATTGGCAAACCCCGGCAGAAAGCACTCATCATTGGGGCTGGCCAGAAAGATTTCTACATTGGCGAGGAAGCTCAGGCGAAACGAGGTGTCCTCTCCATCAAATACCCGGTGGAGCACGGGATTGTCACATCGTGGGATGACATGGATAAGATCTGGAGGTACGTGTACGATAATGATTTGAAAATCAAGTCCAACGAGAGGCCGGCTCTGGTGACCGAGGCTCCCCTCAACCCTCTGGCCAACAGGGAGAAGATGTGTCAGATCCTCTTCGAGGGCTTCGAGGTTCCGGCCATGTACGTGGCGATCCAAGCGGTCCTGGCCCTCTACGCCTCTGGGAGAACCTCAGGGTGCGTGATGGACAGCGGAGACGGGGTGACTCACACCGTGCCCATCTACGAGGGTTACTGCCTGCCCCACGCCGTGCTGAGGCTGGAGCTGGGAGGCAGGGACCTCACCGAGTACTTGGTGAGGATCCTGACCGAGAGTGGGGTCTCCTTCGTCAGCACGGCAGAAAAGGAGATCGTGAGGGACATTAAGGAGAAGCTGTGTTACGTGGCCGTGGACCTGCAAGCCGAGATGTGCAAGAAGCCTTGCGACGTGGAGAAGGACTACAAGCTGCCGGACGGGCAGGTCATCAAGATCCAAAACCAGAGGTTCCGCTGTCCGGAGACCCTCTTCATCCCGGCCAACATTGGCATCGAGGCACCCGGCATTGACAAGCTCTGTTTCAACACAATCATGAAATGTGACATCGACCTGAGGAGGGATCTCTACGCCAACGTGATCCTGTCGGGAGGCTCCAGCTTGTTCCCGGGCATGGACGAGCGGATGCTTAAGGAGATGACTAAGATGGTCCCCACCGGCACCCCGGTCAGGGTCTGCGCCCCTCCAGAGAGGAAGTACTCTGTGTGGATGGGAGGCTcgatcctctcctccctttcTGCTTTCCAGCAAATGTGGGTCTTGGCCTGCGAGTATAAGGAAGTTGGAGCTAACATCGTGCACAGAAAGTGTTTCtaa